Part of the Helicobacter bilis genome is shown below.
GATACAAAAGGCAATATCACTAAGACTAAACCAAAAAATAAAGAATCTACACATAAATATTTTAATGAAAATAGCCCTAATATTATGTATTCTAATCCACAACATTTAGGAGCTGGAGTCTTAAGTGGCAGTGTAGCAGGAATTGAAACTGATGAGAATGGAAACATTGTAGGATTTAATCCTGCTAAGTTTGCCGCTGGATTCTTAGGTGGGGCGGTAGGAAGTAAGGCGGTAGCAAAAGGCTTTAAATATCTAAAAGAAAATCCGCAAGTTAAAGAAGCAGTTGTAAAAGAACTTGCCGATACTCTAGCACTAGGCTTTGACAAAGCAAGGCAAAAATACCCGCTTTTAAGCTTACTAGAGCCTAGATATATTGTGCAGAATGAAAGGGGCAGGAAAATCCAAGCTAAGAGTATGCTAAAATTAGCAGAAAAAGAAAGTCAAAAAGTGCAACTAAAAACATATAAAACACTGAAAAAATACAATATAGAATCGCTAGAAATCGCACAAGAGCAAGAATATAGAGACTTTGTGGCTGATGTATGGGATAAAAAAGGTTATGAAAAAGCCCCAAATATTCTAAAAATTGCTACTTTACCACAGGAGCTAAAAAACGCTTTGGGTGTTAAGTTTGATGAAGTGTTTTTGACTAAAAAAGATTTAAGCCATTTTAGGACAGCACGAAAGGCAAACTACAATCAAGCATTAAGCGAGAATGAAATTTTAGAGATTCCAAGCGTTATAGCAAATGCAAAGAACGCCTATATTGACACTAGGCATAAGAATTTTTTCATCGTATTTGCAGAGAAACAAGACAACACAAAAATAAACTTTATACATTTTAATACTGATGAGTTGGGAAATTATATCATCACCACAAAAAAGACAAATAAAGAAGTTTTAAATGACAGGCATTATAAGCAAGTAGGGAGCGGAATCGAACCGCACATACCATAAGCGAAACGCTTATGCCTCTTCCACTGAGAGCATCGCCTACTTGCTACGCGACATCATACCACAAAATCCCAAATAAAACAAGCCCCTATATTTCAATTAAAAAAGTAAATATAATAAAAGGTGTCGCTTATGTTTTAAGCAGTTTTACGCAATAAAGCATAAGCCCCCATTATTAGCATATGCGTAGTGGGATTAACTCTAAGATAGTATAAAAAAGCCTTGCCTCATTGCTTTTACTTGTAATGTTGAATGAGGGCGAAACATCTTCTTTGAATGGAAATAAAGATGTTTTTACTTTTTCAAAGTCTCAACATGACAATATAAAAGACACAGATTTACTAAAAAATCTATATGGAAATAATAAAGAAACAAATCTATACGCAAATATGGAATCTAAAGCAAAAGAAAAAGATTTAATAACAGAATCTAATTTCACATACACCACACAAGAAACAAAAGACATAAAAGTTTTAAGAAATGATTTAATAGGAGTATTGAGCCCATATAAAACCCAGCCCATAACAAACAAAGAAACAGGAATGCAAGGCTTTATAACGACTGATGAGATTAATAAAATATCAAGTAAAAAGGCAATAGATAAAAGTATCGCAAACGGATTTAGTAGAGACGAGCATTTTAAAGTAGCACAAGATTTAAAAAGTTTATTTGAAAATAGTAAATTAAAAGAATCACACGCAGACAATAAGCAAAGAGAGCATATAAAAGTGCATAGATTTATACAAGATTTAAGTATAAATGATAAAGAAGCACAAGCAAAAATCACACTATTTGAAAAAATAGAAGGGAAAAACAGAATCTATACTTTAGAATTAGAAGGTTTAGAAAAACCCGATTCCTTAAGCGTTAGTATGCGTAACGCAGAATCGGCGGTTAAAGCTCAATCGGTGGCGACCGCACACCCTGAAACCACTACTATTGCTAAAACCGATACCGACATTATACCACAAATGCCAAAAGATAACAGCGACCCATTAAAAACTTTTGAATATTTTAAAGATGACTTTATTAAAGAATATCCTAAAGTTTTAGATTTTCACGATGGACACATGCCAATGGCAAATTATCTCTCATTCTATGCAAAAGAGAATATACAAGCAAAACAACAAGCTTTATTAAACACCGTAAAAGATGAGTTTAGCAATATATTAAAAGACATAGGATTGAAGAAAGATGAGATAAAACAAGTGCTAGATCACACAAATAAATATGATGTTGAACATTCTCTGTCAAAAAGTAAGGCAATTTTTAGATTATGCAGAAAAGAATTATAATATTTTGCCACAAGAACAACAAGTCTTAGCACAAGGCTTAATAAACAAAAAACAAGACATACTAAACGCATATGAAAGCAAAAAACCACAATACAAAGAAGTAGAGAAAAAATATAATTTAACGGCTAGCTTTTGATAACAATGCAAAAGTTTTAGTAAGTGATGAATACAACTTACTAAAAGGACTTGTTGATGAACTCTATAAGCCACAAACCCCACAAGAAATCATAAAACAAACAAAGGCAAGTGGAAAAAGTGTAGATGAAACAAAAGAGTTAATATATAAAGCATAAGAAATTAGAATCTAAAAAACCTAGATTTTCAATCTTTTTAATAATAAGCTATAATCACACTTTTATTTTCTTTAAATATCTACATATTAATTCACTAAAGGAATCTAATGTCTCTTCTCACAAATGCGGTGGTGTTATCTGTGCTTGTTATGGCGGTGTTGTGCGTTTTGCGTCTCAATGTTTTGCTATCTATCATTATAGCTGCACTTGTAGCGGGGTGGCTATCTCCACTACCTTTAGAATCTTTATCTTCTGGGGTAGATTCACAAATTTCACTTTGGCAATATTTCTTGCTTAAAACTACCACAACGGGTGAGATTCTCATCAAAGGTATGGCAAGTAATCTCAATATCGCATTAAGCTATATCTTGTTGGGTGGCATTGCTGTGGCGATTTCTCGCACACATTTAATGACTTTTTTGCTCTCCGCCATTGCAAATGTGATAAGCAATAGGAAGTTTATTTTTATCCTTAGCCTTGCTCTCATTGCGTGTTTTTCGCAGAATCTTGTGCCTATCCACATCGCTTTTATCCCCATTCTTATCCCCCCGCTTCTAAGTCTTATGAATCGCTTGAAAATTGATAGACGCGCTGTTGCTTGTGCGCTTACTTTTGGGTTGCAAGCCCCTTATGTAACGCTTGGCGTGGGCTTTGGGCTGATTTTTCACACGACTATTAGCGAGCAGATGAAGGCAAATGGTATGCCTGTAAGTCTTGGTGAGATTAGCTCTGTGATGTGGATTGGCGGGGTGGCTATGCTGCTTGGGCTGCTTTTTGCGGTGTTTGTGCTGTATGCAAAGCCGCGTGAATACGCACAAAAAGAGGAATGCTCTATGGGCGATGCGAGTATGGGTTGGCGTGAATATGCGACACTTTTTGGCATTATCGTGCTTTTTGTCGTGCAGCTTGTTACGCATTCTCTAGCGCTTGGGGCATTTGCTGGGCTTATGTGTATGATTGTGCTGCGTGGGGTTAGATGGAACGAGATAGATTCTGTTATGGAGGGTGGGCTAAAAATGATGGCTTTCATTGCCTTTGTTATGCTTGTGGCGGCTGGATATGGGGAGGTGCTGCGTGCAAGTGGAGAAGTGCAGAATCTCGTGCAAGTTGTGGCAAACTTCACACATCAAGTCGGCGATGGTGCTATGAATACTATCGCTTCAAATGGGCTAGATTCTAATGCGGTTATGGCTTCAAATCCTGCGACTTTAGATTCTAATGGGGCGTCTTTATGGGCGAAATTTATAGGGGCGAGTTTAATGCTGCTTGTGGGGCTTTTAATCACCATTGGCATTGGCACGAGCTTTGGGACGATACCCATTATTGCGGCAATTTATGTGCCTTTTGGAATCTCACTTGGCTTTAGTGTCCCTGCCATAATTTTGCTTATCGGCATAGCTGGGGCGTTGGGCGATGCGGGAAGTCCTGCGAGTGATAGCACTTTGGGACCTACTTCTGGGCTAAATATGGACGGACAGCATAATCATATTTATGATACTTGTATCCCTACATTTTTTGTGTATAATATCCCGCTTTTAGTCGCTGGTGTGATTGGTGCGATGATGCTTTAAGAGATAGTATAAATATACCCTAAAACATATTGGTAATTTTTATAGCCATGAAATTAAGATTTAATCACAAAACAAAATAGCTATTCCTAGTAAATAAAGTTTAGGTATAAAACTTCTTTATAAAAGTGTATAATTGCAATTATTTTGAGTTATTAAAAAGGAGTTTCTATGGCAGATGCAATAAGGATTCTATTTGGCGTGAGTGATACAGATGAATGTCGCAAGGCTATCCCAACGATTATAAAGCTTTTTGCAAGACGCAGTGAGATTGAGCTGACACTGCTGCATGTTACACCTGAAACGATTGTTTTAGCAGAAAGTGGCATTGTGGATTATGCTTCACTAGAGCATGTGCAAGAAGAAGAATCTCATGCGATTTTACAAGAGTTTGCAAAGGTCTTTAATAATGAAGGCATTGCGTGTAAAAAGATTCTAAAAAATGGGAATCCTATTGATGTTGTGCTTGAGATTGCAGATCAATATGATTTGCTTGTGATTGGGGCTAGTGAGTCTTCAATTCTTCATCGAATCTTTAATTCTCACCAAAATGGTTTTATCAACTCATCACCTATACCGGTTTTAGTAGCAAAATAGCTAAACTTGATTTTGCATTAATTGGGACAGGGTGATAAGATTCTAAGGTTATAGAATCTTGCTTGAGCGTAGGGCGATAGTAAAGAAGCGTGAACTTTAGCAACATAATAAAATCAAGTTAAACACATAAAATAAGTTAAACTTTAAGGAACATTTTGGCAAAAGTATATTTTAAGACCTTTGGTTGTAGAAGCAATCTCTACGACACACAAGTAATGATTAGTAACCTTAAAAACCATGAAATAGTAGCAAATGAGATGGAGGCAGATACCATTATCATCAACTCCTGCACGGTAACAAACAAAGCTGATAGAGAAGTGCGTGGGTATGCAAGAAAGTATAGCAGTGAGGGAAAAAAGGTGCTTTTTACAGGTTGTGGAGTGAAGCACTCTGGTGAAAATCTCTTTAAGAGTGGGCTTGTAAATGGGGTGTTTGCACATAGTCATAAAGAGAGTATTAATGACTTTTTATCAAGTGAAAATCGGGTATTTTTGCCAAAAGAGCGGGTAAATAAGCATGTTGATACCACGCTTTTGCCTAGAGTTGTGGGGAAGGTTAGGGCGTTTATTAAGATTCAAGAGGGGTGTAACTTTGCGTGTAGCTATTGCATTATACCAAGCGTGCGTGGGAGTGCTAGAAGCTTTAGTGAAGCCCATATACTAGACCAAATCAAGATTTTGGAGCAAAGTGGCGTTACAGAAGTGATACTAACAGGCACAAATATCGGTAGCTATGGGCTTGATACAAAGACACATATTGCGACACTTATACGAAAGATACATGATATTTCTGGTATTTTACGCATACGATTAGGCAGCCTTGAGCCAAGTCAAATTGACTCTGCTTTTTTAGAGATTTTAGAATTAAATAAGCTAGAGAGACACTTGCATATAGCCTTGCAGCATACAAGTGAATCAATGCTAAAGATTATGAATAGAAAGAATACTTTTGAGCGTGATTTAGAGCTTTTTAATGCGATTGCAAGTAAGGGTTTTAGCTTAGGGACAGATTATATTATAGGGCATTATGGAGAGACAAAAGAGATTTTTGATGAAGCGATATGTAATTTAGAAAAGCTGCCCCTAACGCATATCCACCCCTTTATTTATAGCCCTAGATTTGGCACAAAATCAGCGAAAAATGAATTGAAATTAGCACAAGTAAAAGGCGATGTGGCAAAGGAGCGTTTGCGTAAAATCACAACGATAACGCAGAGAAAAAATCTAGTCTTTAGACATAATCTTAAAAAGCCTTTAAGCGTATTGATAGAGGGTAAAAAGGCGATAAAAGAGAGAGATTCTAGCTATTTTGTGGGCTTAGATGAGTATTTTAATAAGATGATATTGCCTATTAAAGATAACTTAGATTTAAAAGGCAAGTGGGTGAGTGTCGATAAATACGAGATTGCGGAGCGGTATAATGTCGGGCTTAGCTATAATGTGATGCAGGGTTAGTACATGATTTTTGGTATTGACTTTGGATTAAAGCGACTTGGTGTGGCAAAAGTGGTGCAAAATATCATCGTGCCTTTAGCCCCTATCATGCGGAAAAATCGCAATCAAGCAAGCAGAGATTTAGCCAACTTGCTATTAGCACATGAAAGCGATATGAGTAAAATCACGCTTGTAGTTGGTATGCCCCGTGATATGGATATAGAATCCGATTCAGATACAGAATCTAGCGGAGCAGGGCGACATGAAGTCATGCGAAAAAGGATTAGCCATTTTCTTAGCCTTATTGATTTTAGCGGAGAAGTGGTCTATATCGATGAGTCATATAGTAGTAAGGAAGCAAACGAGCGACTACTTGATAGGGGATACAATAAGCGGAAAAATGCACGAAAAAATGGCGTGCTAGACAGCATTAGTGCATGTGTGATTCTAGAGCGATATTTAGAAAAGATCAATGCTTTATCTCATAGAAAAGAAGATAAGCAGAATAGGGCAGGGTGCGAGTCTATTGATAGAGAATCTAGCTTATTGGAATCTAGTATGCCAGAAAATCGCGTAATAGAAAATTGTAAAGTAGAATCTAGCTTATTAGAATCTAGAGTAGTTGAAACTAGTGTGCTTGAATCTAAAGATATGGAATCTAAGCATACAGAATCTAAGAATGAAAATTGCCTTACAAATCCATTACAAACTAAAAATGCTAATAGGGTAGGGGGAAATGAGAATTTAAAATAAATAAAAGTTAGTGTTGATCAATATTTGTATGCTTATATAATATTGAGTGTAGTTTATTATTTTCTTGTTTTACTTAAGACTTTGCATTCTATTTTTGATATAATTTTGTTTTTTATAAGGTGGATTTATGCAGGGTAAAATTCTTGGTTTAGGTGTTATCCGTGGTGATGATGACAATAGATACTCATTTAGCTTAGATGATATTGCAAATCTAAGTGGATATAATTCACGCAATCTTGCTAGGTATCAAGTGGATTTTGAAATCGATGAAGGGAATAAGGTAAAAGATATTTTCATACTCAATAAAGCTTCATTTTGGAGTAGAATAGCACAAGATGATATAAAAAGCATAAGAAGAAATTTTCTTATCGCTTTATCGCTCTATTTTTTATCGAATCTGTTTGGCTTTGTATCACTTATGGAATATAAAAGTCTGGTTTAGAAGATACTACGATATTTGATATTTTAAACAATACATGCCTTATTCTTGGTTATTTGTTTTGGCTATTTGCTACAATCGGCTTAAATCGTGCAAGTGGTAGTAAGACATTATTAAGAAATCTTATAATATCTTTTGTGATACTCATATTAGTAGTTGCTGCACTTTTAATAATAACACCATTAATTGCAAATTGGCTGATTAATAATAGAGATTGGGATACTACTTTATATATAATGTTTGTAGGTTTTGTAATTACTGCATTTATTTTTTTATTGTTATATATACGGGAATTAGCTTTTATTATAGAAAAGAGAAGTATCCTTTGGCTGTTTTATTTTGGAAGCTATCTTTTTGTTAAATTGTTTTGGGAGTTTGGTAGAAAGGATACTGAAAAGTTTGATGTAATATCTTTTGGTATTGAATTTTGGTTGATAATTATCTTATTTATTGTATTTATAAGATTCAAACAAATTCGCAAACGCACAGAAAGTGATAAAATACCTTGGTTTTGATGGATTCTAGATTTTTGGATACTTCGCCTAAAGACTCGGTATGACAACATGCTGGATTCTAAAATTTTACCACTTTTGTGTGTCACAAATTTAATACATGGAATCTCAACTTCACTAAAACAGAAAAATAACCACAAACTCCCCAAAGATTCCAAATCTCCCAACAAAACACAAGTTTTTACCAAGCCTACAAAACATAATTATGCAAAATAAAAAGCCCTAAGTTTTGCGCTACGAGAGCGTTTGTTTTGTGCGATTTCTTTGCTATCTGCTATGAGTGGTTTTTTATAAAGTGAGAATCCTTTGGCATGATTATTCCCGCAAACACATTTAAAGCTTGTGGTATCGCATATACAGCTTTTTGCAAATTGCTTAAAAGATTCCTTAATCATTCTGTCTTCAAGTGAGTGAAAAGAGATAATACAAAGCAAAACTTCATGTAGATTTTGACATGAATGAAGCAAACTTTTTAGCTGTCCTAATTCATCATTCACAGCAATTCTTAAGGCTTGATAGATAAGCGTTGCTGGGTGGATTTTGGCTTTTGAATGCAGTTTTAACGCGATATTTTGCAGGCTATCAGCAGTTATTCTACCTCTCTGACGCTCTTGCACGATGAGATTTGCTAACTTTTTATACTCCCTTATCTCGCCATAATTTT
Proteins encoded:
- a CDS encoding Na+/H+ antiporter family protein translates to MSLLTNAVVLSVLVMAVLCVLRLNVLLSIIIAALVAGWLSPLPLESLSSGVDSQISLWQYFLLKTTTTGEILIKGMASNLNIALSYILLGGIAVAISRTHLMTFLLSAIANVISNRKFIFILSLALIACFSQNLVPIHIAFIPILIPPLLSLMNRLKIDRRAVACALTFGLQAPYVTLGVGFGLIFHTTISEQMKANGMPVSLGEISSVMWIGGVAMLLGLLFAVFVLYAKPREYAQKEECSMGDASMGWREYATLFGIIVLFVVQLVTHSLALGAFAGLMCMIVLRGVRWNEIDSVMEGGLKMMAFIAFVMLVAAGYGEVLRASGEVQNLVQVVANFTHQVGDGAMNTIASNGLDSNAVMASNPATLDSNGASLWAKFIGASLMLLVGLLITIGIGTSFGTIPIIAAIYVPFGISLGFSVPAIILLIGIAGALGDAGSPASDSTLGPTSGLNMDGQHNHIYDTCIPTFFVYNIPLLVAGVIGAMML
- a CDS encoding universal stress protein — translated: MADAIRILFGVSDTDECRKAIPTIIKLFARRSEIELTLLHVTPETIVLAESGIVDYASLEHVQEEESHAILQEFAKVFNNEGIACKKILKNGNPIDVVLEIADQYDLLVIGASESSILHRIFNSHQNGFINSSPIPVLVAK
- a CDS encoding MiaB/RimO family radical SAM methylthiotransferase, with product MAKVYFKTFGCRSNLYDTQVMISNLKNHEIVANEMEADTIIINSCTVTNKADREVRGYARKYSSEGKKVLFTGCGVKHSGENLFKSGLVNGVFAHSHKESINDFLSSENRVFLPKERVNKHVDTTLLPRVVGKVRAFIKIQEGCNFACSYCIIPSVRGSARSFSEAHILDQIKILEQSGVTEVILTGTNIGSYGLDTKTHIATLIRKIHDISGILRIRLGSLEPSQIDSAFLEILELNKLERHLHIALQHTSESMLKIMNRKNTFERDLELFNAIASKGFSLGTDYIIGHYGETKEIFDEAICNLEKLPLTHIHPFIYSPRFGTKSAKNELKLAQVKGDVAKERLRKITTITQRKNLVFRHNLKKPLSVLIEGKKAIKERDSSYFVGLDEYFNKMILPIKDNLDLKGKWVSVDKYEIAERYNVGLSYNVMQG